GAGCCCGCTTCCCGGCGTCGCGCGGCTCTTGTCGAGCCGGTAGAGACGCCGGAAGACCTTCTCCCTTTCATCGGCGGGAATGCCGGGGCCGCTATCGGCGACCGAGACGATGGCGCGGCCGCCCTGGCAGCGGAGCGAAACCGTGATGCCGGTTCCGGCCGGGCAGTGGTTGATGGCGTTCTCCACCAGGTTGGCGATCATCTGCGTCAGGAGATCGCGGTCGCCCCGGATGAGCGCCGGACAGCGTTCCGCGATCGTCAACGCCATGTGCGCGTCTTCGGCGACATCGACATAGACCTCGGAAATCACGGCAAGCACGGCGTCGATATCGGTCGTCTGGAAACGCTCCTTGCGGGCACCGGCCTCGATCTGGGAAATGCGCAGCAGCGCCTCGAAGGTGGCGTTGATCCGGTCGCTCTCGTGTCTCGCTTCGTCAAGCAGCGCCGACACATCCGCCTGCTGGTCGTTTCCGGCCACCGCGGCATCCAGCGTCAGGCGCAGCCTGTTCAGCGGCGTCTTCAGATCGTGGGCGATATCGGCGCTCACCTGCCGCATGCTCTCGACCAGTCTCTGCAGCCGCTCCAGCGCCGCGTTGATCTGGATCGCCACCGTCTCGAGGTCGTCGCCGTTGCCGGTGATCGGAATGCGGGCGTCGAGCGCGCCGTGGGAGACATGGTTCATGGTATGGGCGACCCCGTCCAGCCGCGCCTGGGCCCGGAAGGCGAGGAAGACGCCGCCGCCGATCGCGGTCGCGACGACGATCGCGGCTGCCCATTCGAAGCTGACCAGCACGATCCGCAGCATCTCGTCGACATCGTTGAAATTTTCCGCCACCACCAGGCTGTTGGGGCCGATGGTCGACACCTGCATCCGGTAGCGCTCATGCCCCTTCAGCCCGACATCGCCCGAGGTGACGGTATAGACGCCGTCCGGGATGCGGGGCGCGGCGAAATTGCCGGCAAGCTTGCGCCCGCCGGCATCCGTCAGCGAATAAAGCCCGTCGGAGGTCGACTGGAAGCTCGCATAATTGTTCAGCGTATTGATCAGGTCCTCGGGATCATTGGGCTCGTAGGTCGAGACGATCAACGAATTCATTTCGCTGAGCGACTGTTCGAGATCGCGCACGAGGCCGAGCCGCAGCATGTGATAGATGATCGCGCCGCTCAGGATGAAGGCGACGACGAAGAGGACGCCGAAGGTCACGGCAAGCCGGAACGGCGTGCTCCTGCGCAGGCTAGATGCCGAAAAGTGTGCGCGGTTTTCGGACGACATCATGCTCTTATTCTTTAAATTGCAAACAGGATTTGAGATTTTCCTGTTCTAGAGCGGTTCAGCTTTTCACGGAAACGCAGAATCGCTCTAACTTTTTGTTTTTAAGCAATTCCGGACGGAAAACCGCTTCGCACTTTTCCTGGAATTGCTCTAGCGAGGCGCATGCAGGCTGTATCCGGTGTTGCGGACCGTATGCAGAAGCTGGGCCTGGAACGGCTTGTCGACCTTGGCCCTGAGGCGGCTGATATGGGTCTCGACGACGCTGGTCTTCGGATCGAAGTGGAAATCCCAGACCCGCTCCAGCAGCATCGTCTTGGTGATGACCCGGCCTTCACCGCGCATCAGCACTTCGAGCAGGGTGAATTCGCGCGGCTGCAGCTCGATCACCTGGCCGGCGCGGCGGGCCTCCCGCCGGATCAGATCGAGCTCGAGATCGGCAACCTTCAGCACCGTCCTCTGCTCCTGCACCGGCGGCCGGCGGCCAAGCGCATTGACGCGCGCCATAAGCTCGGAGAAGGCAAAGGGCTTGACGAGATAATCGTCGCCGCCTGCCTCCAGCCCTTCGACCCGATCGTCGACGCCGCCGATCGACGTCAGGAACAGCGCCGACGTGCCGACCTTGGCAGCCCTCAGTGAACGCACGATCGCCAAGCCATCGAGACCCGGCAGCATGCGATCGACGACGATGACGTCATAGGCCTCGCGCTGCGCCTGAAACAGCCCATCGCGGCCGTCGCCGAACACGTCACAGACATGCCCGGCCTCGGAAAAGCCCTTGGCGATATAATCGGACGTCTTGGTATCGTCTTCGATAAGCAGGATTCGCATCAGCCCGATCATTCCCGGCATGCCTGGATGGCGAGATTTAGCCGAGAGGACGGCGTGGCCACAACTTACGGATTGGTAAGGTGATGGGTGGTGTGGAAAACATGATGTCTAGGCCCATTGCGTCCTCTAGCGCATCGGCCCGAAAATATACGTAGATTCAAGGTGTTGGAACGTCCTTTGTGCGTCCGAAAGGACGCACGGCGCTCGAGCGTTGCCATGGCTTAGTCATGCGAATGGCGATGGTGCAGGTCAGGGTAATGGGCGTGACTGTGCCTTAGCGGCGCGTGTCGATGCCAGTGAGAATGAGGCTCCGTGAATGGCCCGTCATGGATGTGCTGGTGATGCGCGTCGTGGACATGCAGGTGGTCGTGTTCCAGCGCCTCGTGCGTGTGTTCGTGGTCGTGATGCTCGGCCAGGTGCAACCATAGGCCAATGCCCATGAGGACGCCCGCCGCAACAAGCTGCACTGTAACGGCTTCGCCGAAAATGAGGACCCCGAGAATTGCGCCAATGAACGGAGCCAACGAGAAGTAGGCTCCTGTCCTGGCTGCCCCAAGATGGCGGAGCCCGAGCATGAACATCACCAGGCTCACTCCCACGCCAAGGAAGCCGACCAATGAACCTGCCCAAACGAGAGTAGCATTCGGCAATGACGCGCCAAACATGATCGCCAACACAAGGTTGGTCGTACCGGCGACGAGCCCCTTGATCATCGCAATTTGAACCGGGTCGGCCGAAGACAACTTGCGGGTAAGGTTGTTGTCGATACCCCATGACAGGCACGCAGCCGCAATAAGCAGGCCACCGATGTCGAGGTGAAGCGTCTCACCGTTCCATGACAACACTGCCGCCCCAGTGAGGATAGCCATAGCGCCAAGCACTAGCCGCCGATCAACGTTCTCGCGAAAGACAAGCCAGGCAATGCCCATGGTCGCCAATCCTTCAAGATTGAGAAGCAGCGATCCCGAAGATGCCGAGGTCCGAGAAAGACCCAACATCAACAAAAGTGGGCCGAGTACGCCACCAAACAGGACGACCAGGGCCAACCAGGGAATATCTGCTTTTTGAAGCGGAGCCTCCACGTTCGGCAGCCCGATCAGGCGGCGTCCCCAACTGACAGCGGCAAGCCCAAGTCCGGCTCCAACATAGAGAACGCCTGCCAACAACCAAGGATCGATTGACCCCAAAAGCAGCTTGGAGAGCGGCGCTGACGCCCCGAAGAGAACGGCTGAACCAAGAGCGAGCGGGACGCCAGGCCAAAGGTGTCGGTGCTTGTCGATCATCCGCATGAACTATCACAAGATATGAACCGACAGCCACCACCTTCTTATCTGCGTTAAGGCGGACCGGCTTGAGGGTTTGCGATCGTTTGAACGAACGCGACGAACTCACAGCGATGCTGCGCGGCGGCAAGCACCCGGCGCGCAAGCTCAGAGGATAATTGCGGGCCGCGGAAATGTTTGCGGCAGCCCCTTAACAAGGCGTGAAGGGTAGGCCGTCGCCGCAATGTTCGCGTCTTGAGAACGAGTTTGCGACAGGTCCGGCGTCGGCGTTCAAGATACGGCTTTCACCATTCGGCGGATGCTAACGTGACCTTCACGCCCCTTGACCTGAAGGTTTTCGACCGACGCGAACCCATTCGCAGCGCCACTGCGGTCGAGCGTGGCGACGTCGCAAACGATCTCCCCGCGTTTTGCCTCGGCGCAAAGTCGTGCGGCAATGTTTACGGAATCGCCTATAACCGTGTAGTCGCGTCGCGCTTCCGGTCCGATCGGGCCCAAAATCGCAAGCCCCGTGAATACGCCAACCCCGATGCCGCGCGGCAAGCCGCCTTGTTCCACGATTTCCTGTATGTCGAGCGCCGCTGCGATGGCGCGCTCCTCTTTCCCTGGCCCATCGAAGCGCGCCAACAGCGCGTCGCCAATGAGCTTGTCCACATCTCCGCCGTGCCGCACGATAGATTCGATCTGGATCGTCATAATGCGGTTCAGGAATGCTACCACCTTCTCGGGCGATACAGCTTCCGAATATTCCGTGAAGCGGCGCACATCGGAATAGAGCAACGATACCTCGATGCGTTTCAACGGCAGGTCGCTGCCTGCCGGCGCTTGTTTCATCGCGCCGATCGCGCTCAACGAAAGCAAGCTTTCTATTCGTGCGGAAAGTTCGCGTACTCGCGCCGCACGAAGATCGATGCTCGCCTGGGCCCGACGGATGAGATAGCCAAGCATGACGACCAGCCCAACGAGAAGCAGGCCCGGCACGAGCGTAGGGAGCAGCAAAGCGCGCAACAAGATACCGCTAAGGTAGCCGGCCGGCTCGTAGAGCTCGAACACAAGCGCGACATCGCCCCCTTGTCTCTCTACCGGGATGTAGAATTCGTTGTAGCGGGTGCCATCGGCCTCGCGATGCGGAAGGAGAACGCGCTCGCCTTTTTTGAAAGCTGCGGTGAGCGCGGCATTCGCCTCCATTGTTCCAATCTCCGCAGCGTCCGTACTGAACACTGCCTCACCGCTCGGGATGTATACCTTGAGTTGCGGAACGCCGCGCTCAATGGCGGCTTCCATCATGAGCGCCATGATCACCTGCCGCTGCGGGCCATCCGCGTGGGCGGCGAGCAGCGCCCCCCATTCCGGCTGCGCCTTTCGATTGATCTCGCTCGCGATCTCCGACACCCGACGGGCAGCAAATTCCAGATGCACATCGCGCACCGTCTGCCGCACGGCAAGCGCCGTCAGAGCGACAAGCGAGGCGACAAAGAGCCCGATGATTGGCAGCACCCGGGTCCTGTAGCGTCGCTCCAGGGGAAATGGTTGCTCCGGTGCATCGCCGAGGCTCGTGTCTGGCGACAAAGGATGGGCGACATCTGGTAACACCGGCCCACTAGCCTGTGACGGGGATAGAGTCGAGCCCATCGTCTTTTCCTGCCATCTTGGTATAGCTAGGATACAGGTTCCTCTCCCCCAAGTGAACACCTGCCAATCAGCTTCTCGCGGCGGCGTCACCGCCAACGGCGCGTCGGATTTCAATCTCCTCGATGATGGCGTTGCCATGCCTCGCCCCACCTTTTTCGGTGGCGAGGAAACCATAAGACCGGGAACCTCCTCCTCGAGCGTTTTGCACCGTCTTGGCGTGTAAAATTTCCGCGCTACCTCTGCAAACGGCAATGGAGGAAGACGATGAAGATGCGGAAGTTCACGATCGCCGATGCGTCGTTGGAGCGCTCCCCCGGACAGGAGGCAGATATCTCCGTCGGCAATCTGGTCGACGAGCGGCACGGAGGGCCGATCACCATCGGCTATGGACGTTACGCGCCCGGCCAGAGCCTCACCGAGACAATGGCGGTTGATGACGTCATGATCGTGCTGGAAGGCCGGCTTTCGGTCTCGACGGACGGGGGAACGGTCACCGCCGGGCCGGGCGAGATTGTCTACATGCCCAAAGGTGAAACGGTGACCATCCGCTCGCACGAGGAGGGCGCGCTCACCGCCTATGTCACCTATCCGCATTGGCGGCCGGCACACGCCTAAACCGCGGTCTGCGGCTCAGCGCTTGTATTCGGGCTCGCTGCGATCGAGCGCGCGCTTGACGGACTCCAGATGGAGCCGGGCCGATTCCGGGTCGCCTTCGCGCATTTGCCGGTACGCCGCTTCCGCAATCTCAGGCGCGACGGCAAGGACTTCGCGTCCTGTCGACAGGGCGAGCGTCTGCACTTCGCAGGCGCGCTCGAGGTAATAGAGGTCGTCCCAGGCCTCGGCGATGTTAGGTGCACAGACCATCACGCCGTGGTGCTTCATGAAGACGATGTCGGCATCGCCGATCGCGGCGGCGATGCGATCGCCCTCGCGCGCGTCGAGCGCCAGGCCGTTGTAATTGCGGTCGATGGCCGTGCGTCCATAGAATTTCAAGGCTGTCTGCCCGGCAAAGATCAGGGGATCGCCCTCCGTCATCGAAAGGGCGGTGGCATAAGGCATATGGGTGTGGAACGCCGCCTTGGCGCGGGGAATGTTCTTGTGAATCCTGGCGTGGATGTAAAAGGCGGTGGCCTCGGGCTGGCCGCTGCCCGACACGACGTTGCCGTGAAAATCGCAGATCAACAGCATCGAGGCGGTCAGTTCGGCAAAAGCGTAGCCGTAAGGGTTGACGATGAACAGGTCGTCATATCCAGGGACGACGGCCGAGAAGTGGTTGCAGATCCCTTCCTCCATGCCGAGCCTTGCCGCCATCCGGAAGCAGGCTGCCAGATCGACGCGGGCCTGCCAGATGTCGTCCGTATCGAGTTTGGGCTGGTTGGGGCCGCCGGCCGGCGAGGGGGTTGTATTGAGGGAGTGCGCCATGGGTTCGTTTCAAATTGGTGTCGAAGGAGAGGGTGGCTCTGTTCTGGATTACGCCCGGATCAGCCTCGCATCAAGCCGGCTGGAGACAAACATGGTTCGGTTCATTTGCATATTTTTACCCACCCTCCGTCCCGGGCTGAGGCCTGGGATGACGGAGGTGGGGAGGCGCTTTCCGCCAAACTCCCCGTCGGCGCAGCGGATGGCGGATCGTCTCACCCGCGGGTCGACCCGAGGGGCGTCGAAAAACACTTAGCTTAGCAGTCAGCCGCATTCCCGATCGACAGCAGATGAGCCATTGCATCGGTAATTGCGTGATTGTCGCAGGGTTTCGAAAACGCCCTGCTTCCCATGGGGAGATCGCTCTCTTCGAGGATTACCGCGCCGGAGGCAACGATCAACCTGACAGGCGGCCACCGATCCCGGATGTAATGCGATAGTTTGATGCCGTCCATCGTGCCGGGCATCTGAACGTCGGTGAAAACCAGATCGATGTCGTTTCGCGACTCAAGGATGCGAATTGCCTCGTCCGCATCGCAGGCCTCCAGCGCTTCGTAGCCCGCAGAGAGCACCAGATCGACGGCACTCATCCGAATAATCGTGCTGTCTTCGACGACCAGGACGACCGCCTTGCCATTTTTCATCATTCACTCGGTCAAATTGGAGTGTGAACCTCGCGGGCTCCGGTAGTGTAGCGTTTGGGAAGCCAATCGGTTCCTACGCGGCCGTAGAAAGGTTGGTTCGCAAACCGGCGCTTTCCAGGTGGCGGATTGTGACGGCGGTGCCGGGACCCGCATCGCTCACCTGGATGTCGCCATTCAGGCTCTTTGCCAGCGCCTCCACAATGCCAGTCCCCAGTCCCGCCTTTGGTGCATCGCGACCCGCAGGCATGCCGATGCCGTTGTCGGTAACGGACAGGGTCCAGTCCTTGCCGGATGAGTGATAGTCGATGACGATTGCGCCCGGTCGTTCATCGGGAAAGGCGTGCTTGAGGGCGTTGATCACAAGCTCGGTCACGACAAGCCCCAGGCGAACGGAAACATCCGCTTCCACCGCGCTGTCGTCGACCGTCACCTGAATCGAAAGCCTGTCGGGGTCAGCAATCATCGACGCGCCAAGGCTTTGGCAAAGCTGAGTGAAATAGGTACGCAGTTCAACCTTGCCACTATTGGCCATGGAGAGTTGCCGTTGCAGGGCCGCAATCGACATGACCCGGTGATGGGCGTTGTGGAGATGCCCGCGCGCTTCCTCCGACTGGACCCGCCGGGCGCTCTGCATGAGAACACTGGCAATGATCTGAAGGCTGTTTGCGACCCTGTGCTGGACTTCCTGCAGCAGGATCGCGTTATCGCGAACGAGATCATCTTTCAGCCGAGCCTCGGCGCGCGCATCGGTCACGTCGGTGATGGCCAGAAGCAGGCGAATATGATCGAGGTCGCCGTCATCGAGCCTGCGCGCGTTGACGATCAGGTGACGTGTTTTCTGGTTTAGCCGTTGAAGGTCGATTTCGTAGGCCTCGATGTTGGCGCTGCCCAAGGCG
This Rhizobium brockwellii DNA region includes the following protein-coding sequences:
- a CDS encoding adenylate/guanylate cyclase domain-containing protein — encoded protein: MGSTLSPSQASGPVLPDVAHPLSPDTSLGDAPEQPFPLERRYRTRVLPIIGLFVASLVALTALAVRQTVRDVHLEFAARRVSEIASEINRKAQPEWGALLAAHADGPQRQVIMALMMEAAIERGVPQLKVYIPSGEAVFSTDAAEIGTMEANAALTAAFKKGERVLLPHREADGTRYNEFYIPVERQGGDVALVFELYEPAGYLSGILLRALLLPTLVPGLLLVGLVVMLGYLIRRAQASIDLRAARVRELSARIESLLSLSAIGAMKQAPAGSDLPLKRIEVSLLYSDVRRFTEYSEAVSPEKVVAFLNRIMTIQIESIVRHGGDVDKLIGDALLARFDGPGKEERAIAAALDIQEIVEQGGLPRGIGVGVFTGLAILGPIGPEARRDYTVIGDSVNIAARLCAEAKRGEIVCDVATLDRSGAANGFASVENLQVKGREGHVSIRRMVKAVS
- a CDS encoding HAMP domain-containing sensor histidine kinase produces the protein MMSSENRAHFSASSLRRSTPFRLAVTFGVLFVVAFILSGAIIYHMLRLGLVRDLEQSLSEMNSLIVSTYEPNDPEDLINTLNNYASFQSTSDGLYSLTDAGGRKLAGNFAAPRIPDGVYTVTSGDVGLKGHERYRMQVSTIGPNSLVVAENFNDVDEMLRIVLVSFEWAAAIVVATAIGGGVFLAFRAQARLDGVAHTMNHVSHGALDARIPITGNGDDLETVAIQINAALERLQRLVESMRQVSADIAHDLKTPLNRLRLTLDAAVAGNDQQADVSALLDEARHESDRINATFEALLRISQIEAGARKERFQTTDIDAVLAVISEVYVDVAEDAHMALTIAERCPALIRGDRDLLTQMIANLVENAINHCPAGTGITVSLRCQGGRAIVSVADSGPGIPADEREKVFRRLYRLDKSRATPGSGLGLSLVKAIADLHSAEITMADNHPGLVVSIGFPLMPAGDANLSSAMPRAG
- a CDS encoding winged helix-turn-helix domain-containing protein → MRILLIEDDTKTSDYIAKGFSEAGHVCDVFGDGRDGLFQAQREAYDVIVVDRMLPGLDGLAIVRSLRAAKVGTSALFLTSIGGVDDRVEGLEAGGDDYLVKPFAFSELMARVNALGRRPPVQEQRTVLKVADLELDLIRREARRAGQVIELQPREFTLLEVLMRGEGRVITKTMLLERVWDFHFDPKTSVVETHISRLRAKVDKPFQAQLLHTVRNTGYSLHAPR
- a CDS encoding response regulator, with amino-acid sequence MKNGKAVVLVVEDSTIIRMSAVDLVLSAGYEALEACDADEAIRILESRNDIDLVFTDVQMPGTMDGIKLSHYIRDRWPPVRLIVASGAVILEESDLPMGSRAFSKPCDNHAITDAMAHLLSIGNAADC
- a CDS encoding cupin domain-containing protein, giving the protein MKMRKFTIADASLERSPGQEADISVGNLVDERHGGPITIGYGRYAPGQSLTETMAVDDVMIVLEGRLSVSTDGGTVTAGPGEIVYMPKGETVTIRSHEEGALTAYVTYPHWRPAHA
- a CDS encoding aldolase; translated protein: MAHSLNTTPSPAGGPNQPKLDTDDIWQARVDLAACFRMAARLGMEEGICNHFSAVVPGYDDLFIVNPYGYAFAELTASMLLICDFHGNVVSGSGQPEATAFYIHARIHKNIPRAKAAFHTHMPYATALSMTEGDPLIFAGQTALKFYGRTAIDRNYNGLALDAREGDRIAAAIGDADIVFMKHHGVMVCAPNIAEAWDDLYYLERACEVQTLALSTGREVLAVAPEIAEAAYRQMREGDPESARLHLESVKRALDRSEPEYKR
- a CDS encoding sensor histidine kinase, with the translated sequence MQKIPIAHFEAASTLAVVVSSNEPLLFLSDELKVIAASASFCRAFDIDPKTVCGQRLSEIGNGEWAMPKLASLLRATALGSANIEAYEIDLQRLNQKTRHLIVNARRLDDGDLDHIRLLLAITDVTDARAEARLKDDLVRDNAILLQEVQHRVANSLQIIASVLMQSARRVQSEEARGHLHNAHHRVMSIAALQRQLSMANSGKVELRTYFTQLCQSLGASMIADPDRLSIQVTVDDSAVEADVSVRLGLVVTELVINALKHAFPDERPGAIVIDYHSSGKDWTLSVTDNGIGMPAGRDAPKAGLGTGIVEALAKSLNGDIQVSDAGPGTAVTIRHLESAGLRTNLSTAA
- a CDS encoding DMT family transporter gives rise to the protein MIDKHRHLWPGVPLALGSAVLFGASAPLSKLLLGSIDPWLLAGVLYVGAGLGLAAVSWGRRLIGLPNVEAPLQKADIPWLALVVLFGGVLGPLLLMLGLSRTSASSGSLLLNLEGLATMGIAWLVFRENVDRRLVLGAMAILTGAAVLSWNGETLHLDIGGLLIAAACLSWGIDNNLTRKLSSADPVQIAMIKGLVAGTTNLVLAIMFGASLPNATLVWAGSLVGFLGVGVSLVMFMLGLRHLGAARTGAYFSLAPFIGAILGVLIFGEAVTVQLVAAGVLMGIGLWLHLAEHHDHEHTHEALEHDHLHVHDAHHQHIHDGPFTEPHSHWHRHAPLRHSHAHYPDLHHRHSHD